A genomic window from Thermodesulfobium sp. 4217-1 includes:
- a CDS encoding HNH endonuclease, protein MIVFLTKKGLSDEKVLVLNSSFYPLGVSSWKRGFLLVWKKKAEVIEYNGHFLREDIRLPCVIRLDRNIFLPYKDVALTRRNIIARDQNTCQYCGKKSANLTVDHVIPKSRGGDLSWENVVAACQACNLKKGNKTPEEANMILFRRPKRPKIPSNLLDIIRCAKSQYHEWIKYIPERYLS, encoded by the coding sequence GTGATAGTTTTCCTTACGAAAAAGGGGCTTTCTGATGAAAAGGTTTTAGTTTTGAACTCTTCATTTTATCCTCTGGGAGTGAGTTCCTGGAAAAGGGGCTTTTTGCTCGTTTGGAAGAAAAAGGCAGAGGTTATTGAATACAATGGCCACTTTTTAAGAGAAGATATAAGGCTGCCTTGCGTGATAAGGCTCGATAGGAATATATTTTTGCCATATAAAGATGTCGCTCTTACCAGAAGAAACATAATAGCAAGAGATCAGAATACATGCCAATATTGTGGCAAAAAATCTGCAAATTTAACTGTAGATCACGTGATACCGAAATCCAGAGGTGGGGATCTTTCATGGGAAAATGTAGTAGCCGCCTGTCAGGCATGCAACCTGAAAAAGGGTAACAAGACCCCTGAAGAGGCAAATATGATTCTCTTTAGACGTCCGAAGAGGCCCAAAATTCCCTCCAACTTATTGGATATTATCAGGTGTGCAAAAAGTCAATATCATGAATGGATAAAATACATCCCTGAGAGATATCTCTCTTAG